TGAAAAGTCTGCAAACCGATTATATCGATCTATACCAAATTCACTGGCCCAATCACAATATTCCCATCGCAGAAACAGCAAGCGCACTTCAACGTCTCCGCGATCAGGGAAAAATTCGGGCTATTGGCGTTTGTAATTTTGCCTGCGGCGATTTGCGCGACTTGCTCGCTGTTGCCGATATTGTCACCAATCAGTTATCCTTTAGCTTGCTCTGGCGCGTTATTGAACGCGAGATTCAGCCGATGTGTTTGGAAAACAATATTGGCATTATCTGTTATAGCCCACTGATGCAGGGGTTGCTTACCGGACGTTATGCCTCTGCGGATGATGTGCCAGATGGTCTGGCGCGAACCCGCCTGTTTTCGGATGACCGCCCCATGTCCAGACACAGTGAAGAAGGCTGTGAGGCCGAAGTATTTGACGCGCTGGGAAAAATTCGCGATGTCGCTGATGAAGCAGGCGTTGTAATGGCAGAGATTGCCCTTGCCTGGGCACTACAACAACCCGGCATTACATCGCTTCTGGTGGGCGCGAGAAATCCCGATGAAGTGCAATGGAATCTCCCTTCGGTTGATCTCGCATTGTCTGAAGATATACTGCAACGCTTATCTGAGATCACAGAAGGTGTTAAAGACAAACTCGGCAATAATCCCGATATGTGGATGTCGGCGTCGAGGATGAGGTGAAAGGTATCCGCAGATGGACGCAGATGGACACAGATAAAAGGCGAGAGGCAAAGAAGGGCTGGGGGTTGAGCGGACGGGATTTGATCGCTATTGGAAACACGATGCGACTTGTCTTTGTCTCATTTTTTAGATACGCTACGTTAAAGACGATCAGGAGGCTCTCATGGCTCATCTTCAGATTGACGACCCAGAAACATTTTTTCGCACCTTTGCAGATCTTTTGGCTGCTGGCGAAGACGACAAGCACATGGCCCGAAAATTGGGATGCTCGCGGGGCGAAAGCAAGCGCAGGCGACAGGCATTTCAAAAAGGGGGCATTGTGACGGGAAAGGGCGTATCGAAAGAAAAATTGGATGCGTGGCTGTCTTCAAGTGACGGCCAGCGCGCACAACGCCAGTGGGAAGGGCATCACAAGCGTCAACAGGCTATGGGGGCAACGGGTACCAA
This region of Gemmatimonadota bacterium genomic DNA includes:
- a CDS encoding aldo/keto reductase is translated as MKYTKLPGTDIDVSVIALGCWPFAGGDVWGEQDDDVSIATVHAALDAGITFFDTAEGYGKSERVLGQGLKGRRQDAVIATKVGGGHLSSDDLPRACEQSLKSLQTDYIDLYQIHWPNHNIPIAETASALQRLRDQGKIRAIGVCNFACGDLRDLLAVADIVTNQLSFSLLWRVIEREIQPMCLENNIGIICYSPLMQGLLTGRYASADDVPDGLARTRLFSDDRPMSRHSEEGCEAEVFDALGKIRDVADEAGVVMAEIALAWALQQPGITSLLVGARNPDEVQWNLPSVDLALSEDILQRLSEITEGVKDKLGNNPDMWMSASRMR